The proteins below are encoded in one region of Tessaracoccus aquimaris:
- a CDS encoding RNA polymerase sigma factor — translation MAGSFEEWVLGAQGSLINYAYLLCGDREEARDLVQEVLSAVSRRYDVIVADGNITAYAKRCVTNAVISARRRARPVLVSLTHEIARPAESDKVPDKMVAWQLCAELPPRQRAAVVLRFWEDASFAEISQLLDIPESTARSHVHRALATLRERLGDGAEETA, via the coding sequence ATGGCAGGCAGTTTCGAGGAGTGGGTGCTGGGCGCGCAGGGCTCGCTCATCAACTACGCCTACCTGCTGTGCGGGGACCGCGAGGAGGCTCGTGACCTGGTGCAGGAGGTGCTGAGCGCCGTCTCACGCCGTTACGACGTCATCGTGGCCGACGGCAACATCACGGCCTACGCGAAGCGGTGCGTCACCAACGCCGTGATCTCGGCCCGGCGTCGCGCCAGGCCGGTGCTCGTCTCGCTGACGCACGAGATCGCCCGACCCGCCGAGAGCGACAAGGTGCCGGACAAGATGGTCGCGTGGCAGTTGTGCGCCGAACTGCCCCCGCGGCAGCGCGCGGCCGTCGTCCTGCGGTTCTGGGAGGACGCCAGCTTCGCCGAGATCAGCCAACTGCTCGACATCCCCGAGTCCACCGCACGTTCCCACGTCCACCGGGCGCTCGCCACGCTGCGCGAACGCCTCGGCGACGGTGCAGAGGAGACAGCATGA